A genome region from Actinomycetota bacterium includes the following:
- a CDS encoding transketolase: protein MPAQKSEELISFLKEKATWVRKETLNIHRIAQETRVASSLSPVEIFVVLYYGKIINHDPRDILWENRDRFIISKGHGSISFYPILADLGYFDKQELSRVCKEGSILGGIPDPIIPGYESINGSLGHGLGVACGVTLALKSKNGNEKVFVLLGDGELYEGSVWEAVMFAGEHKLDNLIAIIDSNKACMLDLCANIIDLEPLDEKFEVYGWKVKRVDGHDIGCLYDALIELKEDKSNKPKLLIADTIKGKCVPSLEKDPLSHIRSLREEEIDLIIAGLK from the coding sequence ATGCCAGCGCAAAAATCTGAAGAGCTAATTAGCTTTCTGAAAGAGAAGGCTACATGGGTAAGAAAGGAAACTCTAAATATACATAGAATAGCTCAGGAAACCAGAGTTGCCTCTTCACTATCGCCTGTAGAGATATTTGTTGTTTTATATTACGGCAAGATCATCAATCATGATCCCCGGGACATCCTCTGGGAAAATAGGGATAGGTTTATAATTAGCAAGGGCCACGGTTCAATCTCATTTTACCCGATATTAGCCGATTTGGGCTATTTTGACAAACAAGAATTAAGCAGGGTATGCAAAGAAGGTTCAATCTTAGGAGGAATCCCCGACCCCATAATACCTGGATATGAAAGCATAAACGGTTCTTTAGGTCACGGATTGGGGGTTGCATGTGGTGTAACCCTGGCTTTGAAAAGTAAGAACGGAAATGAAAAAGTATTCGTACTGCTAGGTGATGGTGAGCTGTACGAAGGTTCTGTATGGGAAGCTGTCATGTTTGCGGGCGAGCATAAGTTAGATAATTTGATAGCGATAATCGATAGTAATAAAGCGTGCATGCTTGACCTTTGCGCTAATATCATAGACCTCGAACCGCTTGATGAGAAATTCGAGGTATACGGGTGGAAAGTTAAAAGGGTCGATGGCCATGATATCGGGTGCCTATATGATGCGTTAATAGAGCTGAAAGAGGATAAAAGCAACAAGCCAAAACTATTGATCGCAGATACGATAAAAGGAAAATGCGTTCCAAGCTTAGAGAAAGACCCCTTGAGCCATATTAGGAGCTTAAGGGAAGAAGAGATCGATTTGATAATTGCGGGGTTGAAATGA
- a CDS encoding GDP-L-fucose synthase produces the protein MFKDSRIYVAGHTGLLGSALVTKLKSAGYQNILTRTHSELDLTNQGAVADFFQRERPEYVFLAAGLTGGIVANKTYPADFLHVNIATQDNVFQAAQENEVKHLIFYGSSCVYPKNCPQPIKEEYLLTGAIEETSEAYAAAKIAGIIACKGYNSQYKTNRFIALVPNSMYGPNDNYDLENSHVMAALIRKLHEAKMEGRDKVTLWGSGSPRREFIFSEDVVGASVFVMENAEKFQNNHYNLGTGADHSIKELAEIISRIVGFKGEILWDLSKPDGTPRKLLDSSKFLSLGWRPATAIEDGIKITYEWYLNNNRIE, from the coding sequence ATGTTTAAAGATTCAAGGATTTATGTTGCGGGACATACCGGTCTTTTGGGTTCGGCGCTGGTAACAAAATTAAAATCCGCCGGTTATCAGAACATACTCACGAGGACCCACAGTGAGCTTGATCTTACAAATCAGGGGGCAGTAGCCGACTTTTTTCAGAGAGAACGACCCGAGTACGTTTTTCTTGCCGCTGGACTAACCGGGGGCATTGTAGCTAATAAAACCTATCCAGCAGATTTTTTGCATGTCAACATCGCAACTCAGGATAATGTTTTTCAGGCGGCACAGGAAAACGAGGTAAAACATCTTATCTTTTACGGTTCGTCGTGCGTGTATCCGAAAAACTGCCCGCAGCCTATAAAAGAAGAATATTTGCTAACCGGCGCGATCGAGGAGACTAGCGAAGCTTACGCGGCGGCAAAGATTGCGGGTATAATTGCCTGCAAGGGATACAACAGCCAGTATAAGACGAATAGGTTTATTGCGCTGGTTCCGAATTCCATGTACGGGCCTAACGACAATTATGATTTAGAGAACTCCCACGTTATGGCCGCACTTATCCGAAAGCTCCATGAAGCAAAGATGGAAGGAAGAGATAAAGTAACCCTTTGGGGAAGCGGGAGCCCGAGAAGGGAGTTTATATTCAGTGAAGACGTTGTTGGCGCCTCCGTTTTCGTTATGGAAAATGCTGAAAAATTTCAAAATAACCATTATAATTTAGGGACTGGCGCTGATCACTCAATAAAGGAACTTGCCGAGATTATATCAAGAATTGTGGGCTTTAAAGGTGAAATCTTATGGGATTTAAGCAAGCCGGATGGAACGCCGAGAAAGCTTTTAGATAGCTCAAAATTTTTAAGTCTAGGGTGGAGACCAGCTACTGCCATAGAAGATGGTATTAAAATAACGTACGAATGGTACTTAAATAATAATCGGATAGAATGA
- a CDS encoding NAD-dependent epimerase/dehydratase yields MSYKILVTGGAGYLGSTLVPRLLELGHRVTVLDNFMFKQNSLLDSCASENFDVVRGDARDEGTLKPLLKDVDYIIPLAALVGAPLCNRDKSGTVSTNRDAVISVAKLASKEQRIVYPCTNSGYGVGQKGIYCTEETPLNPISSYGKTKVEAESFLLDRGDAISLRLATVFGMSPRMRLDLLVNDFTYRAVKDRFIVVFEGHFKRNYIHVRDVARAFIHVIDNFEAMKNESYNVGLSDANLSKLELCSKIKEQVPDFTIMEAPIGEDPDKRDYIVSNEKIESTGFKPTHSLEMGIKELIKGYAIITNSSYSNV; encoded by the coding sequence GTGAGCTATAAAATATTGGTTACTGGTGGTGCTGGTTATTTGGGTTCGACGCTTGTTCCCAGACTGTTGGAGTTGGGGCACAGGGTAACTGTGCTGGATAATTTTATGTTTAAACAGAATTCCCTGCTTGATAGTTGCGCTTCCGAGAATTTTGATGTTGTCCGGGGTGATGCGAGGGACGAGGGTACTTTAAAACCGCTCTTGAAAGATGTGGATTACATCATTCCCCTGGCGGCGTTAGTGGGCGCACCGCTATGCAATAGGGATAAGTCGGGTACCGTAAGTACTAACAGGGATGCGGTAATCTCTGTCGCTAAGCTTGCCTCAAAAGAACAGAGGATTGTTTATCCATGCACAAATAGCGGATATGGCGTTGGGCAAAAAGGCATCTATTGCACGGAGGAAACACCTTTAAACCCGATATCCTCTTATGGAAAAACAAAGGTGGAGGCAGAGAGTTTTCTACTTGATAGGGGCGACGCCATAAGTCTGAGGCTTGCTACGGTTTTTGGCATGTCTCCGAGGATGAGGCTTGATCTGTTAGTTAATGATTTTACCTACAGGGCTGTTAAAGATCGTTTTATAGTTGTTTTTGAAGGCCATTTCAAGAGGAATTACATCCACGTTCGTGATGTTGCCAGAGCCTTCATTCATGTGATCGATAACTTTGAGGCGATGAAGAATGAGTCATACAATGTGGGGTTATCCGATGCCAATCTCTCGAAACTCGAGCTTTGTTCCAAGATAAAGGAGCAGGTTCCCGATTTTACGATTATGGAAGCCCCGATAGGTGAGGACCCCGATAAGAGGGATTATATCGTCTCAAACGAGAAGATTGAAAGCACGGGTTTCAAGCCCACACACTCCCTGGAGATGGGGATAAAGGAACTTATCAAAGGTTACGCGATAATTACAAATAGCAGTTACAGCAATGTTTAA
- a CDS encoding DegT/DnrJ/EryC1/StrS family aminotransferase has protein sequence MSFELASSTWAEEEKNAILEVINSDKYTMGRNVKDFEEKFASFFGMKHAVMANSGSSANLIAVGSLFYRKDKPLKRGDEVIVPCIAWSTTYHPLHQYGLRLKFVDIDLHTLNYDVNELKKAITKDTKMIVAVSILGNPCQFDEITSLCEENNIILFEDNCESMGAELNGRHTGTFGLVNTFSTFFSHHISTMEGGLVLTNDKEIYNILKALRNHGWTRDQDEDSPIFERRDDDFFEAYRFILPGYNLRPTEIQGAIGIRQLDKLKGFLEIRRRNAEHFVDLFKDDARFIIQKEIGKGSWFSFTMIVNPESNIVRDKVLQKLKDANIEYRIITGGNILRHDVIEYYDYTVTKSTNADTAHYNGFFIGNHPHDVRDKIDYLYETLKDL, from the coding sequence ATGAGTTTTGAGCTTGCAAGCTCAACATGGGCTGAGGAAGAGAAAAACGCGATACTCGAAGTAATCAACAGCGATAAATACACGATGGGGAGAAATGTAAAAGATTTTGAAGAGAAGTTTGCAAGCTTTTTCGGAATGAAGCATGCCGTTATGGCAAACTCAGGCTCTTCGGCTAACCTGATTGCGGTTGGCTCTTTGTTTTATAGGAAGGATAAGCCTCTCAAGAGGGGAGATGAAGTAATAGTACCGTGCATTGCATGGTCGACAACTTATCATCCCTTACACCAGTACGGTTTAAGGCTAAAATTCGTTGACATTGATTTACATACGCTGAACTACGATGTAAATGAACTCAAGAAAGCCATAACTAAAGATACCAAAATGATAGTCGCGGTCAGTATTCTAGGTAATCCCTGCCAGTTCGATGAGATAACGAGCCTCTGCGAAGAGAATAATATTATCCTTTTTGAAGATAATTGCGAGTCGATGGGTGCGGAGTTGAATGGTAGGCATACCGGGACGTTTGGGCTTGTAAATACCTTTAGCACATTCTTCTCGCACCACATCTCAACGATGGAGGGGGGGCTCGTCTTAACTAACGACAAAGAAATCTACAATATTTTAAAAGCGCTTCGAAATCACGGTTGGACGAGAGACCAGGATGAGGATAGTCCGATTTTTGAGAGAAGGGATGATGATTTTTTTGAGGCTTACAGGTTTATTCTGCCGGGATACAATTTAAGACCTACTGAAATTCAAGGTGCGATAGGAATAAGGCAGTTAGATAAGTTAAAGGGTTTTCTAGAGATCAGAAGGCGGAATGCTGAGCATTTTGTAGATCTTTTCAAGGATGACGCGAGATTTATAATTCAAAAGGAGATTGGAAAAGGTTCGTGGTTTAGCTTTACGATGATTGTAAATCCTGAGTCGAACATCGTGAGGGATAAAGTTCTTCAAAAGCTAAAGGATGCAAATATTGAATACAGGATAATAACGGGCGGAAATATATTAAGGCATGATGTCATTGAATACTATGACTACACAGTTACGAAATCGACGAATGCCGATACGGCTCATTACAATGGGTTTTTTATCGGAAATCACCCCCACGATGTAAGGGATAAAATAGATTATTTATATGAAACGCTAAAAGACCTATAA
- a CDS encoding kinase: MIISRTPHRISFFGGGTDYPSWYLENGGKVLGVAIDKYSYITCRELPPFFKHKHRIAYSKVEMVCGVDEIQHPSVRETLRYLNIDQGLEIHHDGDIPARSGMGSSSAFTVGLLKTLYALKGKIITKQDLYKEAIHIEQNQINENVGSQDQVWAAYGGLNTIEFLQNGEIIVEPIIMKERFLRSFESKLMLFFTGIARYASEIAEEQIRNTSKNRDELVKMRELVDEAYKILITGNGDFIEFGKLLNETWRLKRKLSNRISNNEIDSMYEIAIKNGAVGGKLLGAGGGGFMLFYVEPENHSRVKEALKDHLHIPFNFDFTGSEIIVYRPSYQANGERR, encoded by the coding sequence ATGATTATTTCAAGAACACCTCACAGAATTTCTTTTTTTGGAGGCGGGACTGATTACCCGTCATGGTATCTGGAAAACGGAGGCAAGGTTTTAGGGGTAGCTATCGATAAGTATTCTTATATAACCTGCAGAGAACTCCCCCCTTTTTTTAAACACAAACACAGAATAGCTTATTCAAAAGTGGAGATGGTGTGCGGCGTAGATGAAATTCAGCACCCATCTGTAAGGGAAACATTGAGATATCTAAACATAGATCAAGGGTTGGAGATTCACCACGATGGTGATATCCCTGCCCGTTCAGGCATGGGGTCAAGTTCAGCCTTTACCGTGGGGCTTTTAAAAACGTTATATGCGCTTAAGGGCAAGATTATTACAAAACAGGACCTTTATAAAGAGGCAATACATATTGAGCAGAATCAAATTAACGAGAACGTGGGCTCTCAAGATCAGGTGTGGGCCGCGTATGGAGGGCTTAACACCATTGAATTCCTGCAAAACGGCGAGATTATTGTTGAACCGATAATAATGAAGGAAAGGTTTTTGAGAAGCTTTGAGAGTAAACTCATGCTCTTTTTCACAGGTATAGCGAGATATGCTTCAGAGATAGCAGAGGAACAGATACGAAATACATCTAAAAACAGAGACGAATTGGTTAAGATGAGAGAACTTGTTGACGAGGCCTATAAAATACTCATCACTGGCAACGGTGATTTCATCGAATTTGGCAAACTTTTAAATGAAACATGGAGGTTGAAAAGGAAGCTATCAAATAGAATTAGTAATAACGAGATTGATAGTATGTATGAGATCGCTATCAAGAACGGTGCGGTTGGCGGCAAGCTACTAGGTGCCGGCGGTGGAGGTTTTATGCTATTCTATGTAGAGCCAGAGAATCACAGCAGGGTTAAAGAGGCGTTAAAAGATCACCTGCATATTCCTTTTAATTTTGACTTTACGGGTTCGGAAATTATTGTATACAGGCCAAGCTATCAAGCTAATGGGGAGAGAAGATGA
- a CDS encoding glycosyltransferase family 4 protein — MIGIDVSLAVGEKAGVGYYAASLIEALAKIDRQHDYMLYPFFGNTMHPDFKKVTALATGNFRVFMDSASPSRVRLTRIKFGIDNSRYFNGIDLLHCTSFFIPKQYSGPIISTIYDVSFLLFPECHTEANRLYCLQGTLDAADRCDRIIAISENTKSDLIKYFAVEPERVVVTHLAPRDVFRPINDELMRGTVLKKYGIKGSYIFSLGSIEPRKNLIRLIRAYALLDERTRGRFSLVIAGGTGWLNSDIYAEVKELNLSDYVKFIGYIVDEDLPVLYSAADMFVYPSLYEGFGLPVVEAMACGAPVITSNNSSLREIAKGAALLIDPIDETAIANAILDIINDRELANDLRAKSIIRSSEFSWLEAARKTLAVYEACIR, encoded by the coding sequence ATGATTGGTATTGATGTAAGCCTGGCCGTTGGCGAGAAGGCAGGTGTCGGTTATTATGCGGCTAGCCTTATTGAGGCGCTAGCGAAGATCGACAGGCAACACGATTATATGCTCTATCCGTTCTTCGGCAACACGATGCATCCCGACTTTAAGAAAGTCACCGCATTGGCCACTGGCAACTTCAGGGTCTTCATGGACTCTGCCTCGCCGTCGCGCGTGAGGTTAACGAGGATAAAGTTTGGTATCGATAATAGCCGGTATTTTAACGGTATCGATCTTTTGCATTGCACGAGTTTTTTTATCCCAAAGCAATACAGTGGTCCGATTATCTCCACGATCTACGATGTAAGTTTTCTGCTTTTCCCCGAATGCCACACCGAGGCTAATAGGCTGTACTGTCTCCAGGGTACCCTTGATGCGGCAGATCGCTGCGATAGAATCATCGCTATCTCAGAGAATACCAAGAGCGACTTGATTAAATATTTTGCCGTCGAACCCGAAAGAGTAGTCGTCACTCATCTCGCACCGCGTGATGTATTCCGGCCCATCAACGATGAGCTGATGCGCGGGACAGTGTTAAAGAAGTATGGCATTAAGGGGTCGTATATATTCTCCCTCGGTTCGATCGAGCCAAGAAAGAATCTTATTCGCCTAATTCGAGCCTACGCCCTCCTTGATGAACGGACACGAGGCCGATTTAGCCTCGTAATCGCGGGTGGTACCGGTTGGTTGAACAGCGATATATACGCCGAGGTTAAAGAATTGAACTTAAGCGATTATGTGAAGTTCATCGGCTATATCGTCGATGAAGATCTGCCCGTTCTTTATAGCGCGGCCGACATGTTTGTTTACCCGTCACTCTATGAGGGATTTGGCCTACCAGTTGTTGAGGCTATGGCCTGTGGAGCCCCGGTTATAACTTCAAATAACTCTTCGCTTCGCGAGATTGCCAAGGGTGCGGCGTTGTTGATCGACCCAATAGATGAGACGGCAATAGCCAATGCCATCCTGGACATTATAAATGATCGAGAACTCGCCAACGATTTGAGGGCCAAGAGTATTATTAGATCCTCCGAGTTTTCCTGGTTAGAGGCGGCCAGAAAAACCCTTGCTGTGTACGAAGCATGCATCAGATAG
- a CDS encoding glycosyltransferase, translating to MSDSLQSNNGYPLVSIVTPSFNQGKYIEATINSVLGQDYPNIEYLVFDGGSTDNTVEILRKYERKLTWVSEKDRGQSDAVNKGFKAARGEILGWLNSDDTYEPGAIRAAVEFFIKHPGVKMVYGKGAHIYENGEFMEWYPTEPFELQRLSETCFICQPAVFLKASIFDEIDMLDVGLHYCMDYDLWIRIAKKFKVEYLPLHLANTRLYQDTKTLSKRVEAHAEIIETVKRHFSIVPRNWIYAYGHYVLDRLLTRDTKAKYIAHVGLLALMVFYYNYRVNRVLPGSADLKEWVGRFFKHVRSKGL from the coding sequence ATGAGCGATAGCTTGCAGTCAAACAATGGATACCCTTTGGTTTCGATTGTTACTCCATCATTCAATCAAGGCAAATATATCGAGGCGACCATCAACAGCGTGCTCGGTCAGGATTACCCTAATATTGAGTACCTCGTGTTTGATGGGGGTTCGACGGACAATACGGTTGAAATTCTGCGGAAGTATGAACGAAAGCTTACCTGGGTTTCGGAAAAAGATCGGGGACAATCTGACGCCGTAAATAAAGGCTTTAAAGCGGCGAGAGGCGAGATTCTCGGCTGGTTGAACTCCGACGACACGTATGAGCCAGGTGCGATTAGGGCTGCGGTTGAGTTTTTTATTAAGCATCCGGGCGTTAAGATGGTCTATGGAAAGGGTGCTCATATCTATGAAAACGGCGAATTTATGGAATGGTATCCTACCGAGCCGTTTGAGCTGCAGCGATTATCTGAGACCTGTTTTATATGTCAACCAGCCGTTTTCTTAAAAGCAAGCATCTTTGATGAGATTGACATGCTTGATGTTGGCCTACATTACTGCATGGATTATGACCTTTGGATTAGAATTGCAAAGAAGTTTAAAGTCGAGTATCTGCCTCTGCATTTGGCAAATACGAGACTGTATCAGGACACGAAGACGTTATCAAAACGGGTGGAGGCGCATGCGGAAATTATTGAAACCGTTAAAAGGCATTTTAGCATCGTCCCGCGGAATTGGATTTATGCTTATGGCCATTATGTGCTAGATAGGTTATTGACGCGTGATACTAAGGCGAAATATATCGCCCATGTAGGTTTGCTGGCACTTATGGTGTTTTACTATAATTATCGTGTAAACCGTGTACTGCCGGGGTCAGCCGATCTGAAAGAATGGGTAGGAAGGTTTTTCAAACACGTTCGGTCAAAGGGGTTATGA
- a CDS encoding glycosyltransferase family 4 protein, protein MRIGINLIPLWPGKIGGMETYIRNLLDHIAALDRTNEYFLFTADWNDDTLDFANPNFKKVLVEKEIPQFAPREISRFERSIYKIRYVRYLYKTLRRVKTGKLTKIIRDLSIDVWFCPLMSLDPRYLRIPAAITIPDVQQEYYPQFFTDKELFNRATNWRQSCHEATKVLTISEFSKRSLCDKYHLSPDKVEVTLQAVGDEFLSTDGAGDNRIAEKYSLPKAYAFYPANTWAHKNHQLLIMGFALFKKRSNSNLKLVLSGVSDAREQLQALIDRYNLVDDVVFLGYIQRAEMPAVYRSASFMIFPSLFEGFGIPLLEAMASDCPIAASKMTSIPEVAGDAALYFDPRNPEAIAAVIEKMVDDAALRHNLAQAGRKQLKKFSWDKTAQRTLHVLEELYRESKSRG, encoded by the coding sequence ATGCGAATCGGCATTAATCTTATACCATTGTGGCCCGGTAAGATCGGTGGCATGGAGACGTATATTCGAAATCTACTCGACCATATCGCTGCTTTGGACAGGACAAATGAATACTTTCTATTCACGGCCGATTGGAATGACGATACGCTCGATTTTGCGAATCCTAACTTCAAAAAAGTGCTAGTGGAAAAGGAGATACCCCAGTTTGCGCCTCGGGAGATTAGCCGATTTGAGCGCAGTATCTATAAGATACGCTACGTTCGGTACCTCTATAAAACCCTGCGACGGGTAAAAACCGGTAAACTAACTAAGATCATAAGGGATTTATCCATAGATGTTTGGTTCTGTCCTTTAATGAGCCTTGATCCCAGATACTTACGCATTCCAGCCGCGATAACCATACCCGATGTCCAGCAGGAATATTACCCTCAGTTCTTTACCGATAAGGAACTATTCAATCGCGCAACGAATTGGAGGCAGTCATGTCATGAGGCGACAAAGGTGTTGACCATCTCTGAGTTTTCCAAACGAAGTCTCTGCGATAAATACCACCTGTCACCGGATAAGGTAGAGGTAACGCTTCAAGCCGTCGGCGACGAGTTCCTTTCAACCGATGGTGCCGGCGATAACCGGATAGCAGAGAAGTATTCCTTGCCTAAAGCGTATGCGTTTTATCCGGCTAACACCTGGGCGCATAAGAATCACCAGCTACTCATCATGGGTTTTGCGCTATTTAAGAAGCGCAGCAACAGTAACCTGAAACTGGTTCTGAGTGGCGTGAGCGATGCCCGCGAGCAACTCCAGGCACTAATCGATCGCTACAATTTAGTCGACGATGTGGTGTTTTTGGGGTATATCCAGCGCGCTGAGATGCCAGCCGTTTACCGGAGCGCAAGCTTCATGATCTTTCCATCGCTTTTTGAGGGGTTTGGCATACCGCTACTTGAGGCGATGGCGTCAGATTGTCCGATTGCCGCGTCGAAGATGACTAGCATACCAGAGGTTGCAGGGGATGCAGCTCTTTATTTCGACCCGAGGAATCCGGAGGCGATTGCCGCGGTGATCGAGAAAATGGTGGATGATGCCGCGTTACGGCATAATCTGGCGCAGGCCGGGCGAAAACAACTTAAAAAGTTTTCCTGGGATAAAACGGCGCAACGGACCTTACATGTTCTTGAGGAATTATATCGAGAAAGTAAGAGCAGAGGCTAA
- a CDS encoding class I SAM-dependent methyltransferase has product MNEDFYRVFEARYRGSRESIMSRLRAYLPFVEPLRGFYDTPKAVDLGCGRGEWLELMLEAKFMPYGVDLDDGMLGACVELGLPAEKGDAVAYLATLPDESQAVVSAFHVVEHIGFEQLRLLVSEALRVLKPGGLLIMETPNPENIVVATRDFYVDPTHRRPIPPLLLSFLPEHYGFERVKILRLQESAELACNKAPSLLDVLSGVSPDYAVVAQKAGSEEIIAATKPAFDAEYGLTLESLAGRYDQHAEARATEAEARAVDLINSTSWRITAPMRRMVSILRRLVSP; this is encoded by the coding sequence ATGAATGAAGACTTTTACCGTGTGTTTGAGGCACGGTATCGCGGTTCACGTGAGTCGATCATGTCGCGCTTGCGCGCGTATCTGCCTTTTGTTGAACCGCTTCGGGGATTCTACGATACACCCAAAGCCGTTGATCTGGGCTGTGGGCGCGGAGAGTGGTTGGAATTGATGCTTGAAGCTAAATTTATGCCTTATGGTGTCGACTTGGACGACGGAATGCTCGGTGCCTGTGTTGAACTGGGGTTGCCGGCAGAGAAAGGCGACGCGGTCGCTTATCTCGCCACGCTTCCCGACGAAAGCCAGGCCGTCGTCTCAGCCTTTCATGTGGTGGAGCACATCGGCTTTGAGCAACTGAGATTGCTGGTTTCCGAGGCGCTGCGGGTGCTCAAGCCCGGAGGCCTGCTGATCATGGAAACCCCGAATCCCGAAAATATTGTTGTGGCTACAAGAGATTTTTATGTAGACCCAACGCACCGGCGCCCGATTCCGCCCCTATTGTTATCTTTCCTCCCCGAGCACTACGGTTTCGAAAGAGTAAAGATATTGAGGCTGCAGGAGTCCGCGGAACTCGCCTGCAATAAGGCGCCATCGCTACTCGACGTGCTCAGTGGCGTAAGTCCCGATTATGCCGTTGTGGCGCAAAAAGCCGGCTCCGAAGAAATCATTGCCGCGACAAAACCAGCTTTTGATGCTGAATATGGTCTAACGCTAGAAAGCCTGGCCGGTAGATATGACCAGCACGCCGAAGCCCGCGCCACCGAAGCCGAAGCCCGCGCCGTTGATTTGATAAACAGTACGTCTTGGCGCATCACCGCGCCTATGCGCCGGATGGTGTCGATCCTGCGGAGGCTGGTCTCACCGTAG
- a CDS encoding ABC transporter ATP-binding protein, with amino-acid sequence MSSKPLGSERDKNVTLSISDAWVKFRIYHDRKFTLKERLVRLGGSSYEDFWALSGVSFNVNKGEMVGIIGHNGSGKSTLLKCIAGVLPVDKGSVKVNGRISPLLELGAGFHPDLSGRENIYLNAAILGLTRKQVKARFDDIVNFAELEEFIDTPVRNYSSGMYVRLGFAIAVHSDPEILLVDEVLAVGDEAFQKKCFEKIEAFKKAGVTIVFVTHDLGSVRRMCDRVITLERGRIKAQGKPGQVIRDYVDAELIDEESSFTEYGTKEVVINKCELLNRRGEATRTFLAGDTMTLAVHFEATNPVEEPNFGIAIYDLRGNHCFGTNTQLKRYKTGIVNGAGIMYFHLEHLPMLEGKFYISLAVQSADEKVTYHWLDRYLLFEVDNPSDDIGAFYIPVRVELKSPVSTNPGGFS; translated from the coding sequence ATGTCATCTAAACCACTCGGCTCGGAGCGGGATAAAAATGTAACACTTAGCATTAGTGATGCATGGGTGAAATTTCGCATTTACCATGACCGAAAATTTACATTGAAGGAGAGGCTGGTAAGACTCGGCGGCTCTTCTTATGAAGATTTCTGGGCATTAAGCGGAGTATCCTTCAATGTAAACAAGGGTGAAATGGTAGGCATTATCGGCCATAACGGCTCGGGTAAAAGCACGCTTCTAAAATGCATTGCCGGTGTTTTACCTGTCGATAAGGGCAGCGTAAAGGTAAACGGCAGGATATCGCCGCTGCTTGAGCTGGGCGCCGGTTTTCACCCCGATCTCTCCGGCCGCGAGAATATTTACCTAAACGCAGCTATTCTTGGCCTCACAAGAAAGCAGGTAAAAGCGCGCTTTGATGACATAGTAAACTTTGCCGAACTCGAAGAATTTATCGATACGCCGGTTAGAAACTATTCGTCAGGCATGTATGTTCGTTTGGGGTTTGCGATTGCCGTTCATTCAGATCCCGAAATTTTACTCGTCGATGAAGTGTTGGCTGTTGGCGATGAAGCTTTTCAAAAGAAATGTTTTGAAAAGATTGAAGCTTTCAAAAAAGCCGGTGTCACCATCGTATTCGTTACGCATGACCTTGGTTCAGTGCGGCGCATGTGCGATAGAGTTATCACCCTTGAGAGGGGCCGCATAAAAGCGCAGGGCAAACCAGGCCAGGTTATCAGGGATTATGTCGACGCGGAGCTAATCGATGAAGAAAGCAGCTTTACCGAATACGGTACAAAAGAGGTCGTAATTAACAAGTGCGAACTCCTTAACCGGCGGGGCGAAGCGACCAGGACTTTTTTAGCCGGCGATACCATGACCTTAGCGGTCCATTTTGAGGCGACAAATCCGGTTGAGGAACCCAACTTCGGGATAGCTATTTACGATTTGAGGGGCAACCACTGTTTCGGTACGAATACGCAATTAAAGAGGTACAAGACGGGTATCGTTAACGGCGCGGGTATCATGTACTTTCACCTCGAGCACCTGCCGATGCTTGAAGGTAAGTTCTATATATCCTTAGCCGTTCAATCCGCAGATGAAAAAGTAACATATCATTGGCTTGATCGTTACCTCTTATTTGAAGTCGACAATCCGAGCGATGATATTGGAGCCTTTTACATACCCGTGCGTGTTGAGTTAAAGTCGCCCGTTAGCACGAACCCTGGTGGGTTTAGTTGA